The following are from one region of the Mangifera indica cultivar Alphonso chromosome 14, CATAS_Mindica_2.1, whole genome shotgun sequence genome:
- the LOC123195502 gene encoding uncharacterized protein LOC123195502 isoform X2, with translation MALQAGVQTSKVLILLGAGLTGSIVLRSGRLSELIAQLQELLKGVDEVQTSPFKYDSALLAAQIRQLSQEIKELALSNPVTIFNGSSSSSGSYASYLMPAAALGAMGYCYMWWKGLSFSDVLFVTKHNMINAVATVSKQLEHVSEAVAVNTMKSNLSEIGCDIEMIHQMVSEMEGKLELLESKQDMSNSGLLYLCQYAGSLKDALNTKPFQEVKAKLANPVAATFQEEPLKGLQFLADTDESAVIKKSIINTKKSDITNLTGKVMVTKTKIHRSYPVGLSLAQDIKRSDM, from the exons ATGGCGTTGCAGGCTGGAGTTCAAACCTCCAAAGTTCTCATCCTCCTCGGCGCAG GTCTGACTGGTTCGATTGTTTTGAGGAGTGGAAGATTGTCCGAGCTTATCGCCCAGCTTCAAGAATTACTTAAGGGAGTCGATGAGGTTCAGACTTCACCATTTAAATATGATAGTGCACTTCTCGCGGCTCAG ATTCGACAGTTGTCACAAGAGATCAAAGAGTTAGCCTTATCCAATCCTGTGACCATCTTCAACGGAAGTTCTTCATCTAGTG GAAGTTATGCATCTTATCTAATGCCAGCTGCTGCCCTTGGAGCAATGGGATACTGTTACATGTGGTGGAAG GGATTGTCATTTTCAGATGTATTGTTTGTCACGAAGCATAACATGATCAATGCTGTTGCAACTGTATCAAAGCAGTTAGAGCATGTATCTGAAGCAGTGGCT GTAAACACAATGAAGTCAAACCTTTCTGAGATTGGGTGTGACATTGAAATGATTCATCAAATGGTATCTGAGATG GAAGGAAAACTTGAGCTTCTTGAAAGCAAACAG GATATGTCTAACTCAGGCCTCTTGTATTTGTGCCAATATGCTGGAAGCTTGAAAGATGCTCTAAATACAAAACCCTTTCAG GAGGTCAAGGCGAAGCTAGCAAATCCTGTGGCAGCAACCTTTCAGGAGGAACCATTGAAG GGTCTCCAATTCCTGGCTGATACTGATGAGTCAGCAGTGATTAAGAAATCAATTATAAACACGAAGAAAAGTGACATTACCAACCTTACAGGAAAAGTTATGGTCACTAAGACAAAGATACACCGGTCATATCCAGTAGGACTTTCTCTGGCTCAAGACATTAAAAGGTCCGACATGtga
- the LOC123195502 gene encoding uncharacterized protein LOC123195502 isoform X1 → MALQAGVQTSKVLILLGAGLTGSIVLRSGRLSELIAQLQELLKGVDEVQTSPFKYDSALLAAQIRQLSQEIKELALSNPVTIFNGSSSSSGSYASYLMPAAALGAMGYCYMWWKGLSFSDVLFVTKHNMINAVATVSKQLEHVSEAVASTKRNLSKRLETVDWKLEEQMEMSKLITNDVNTMKSNLSEIGCDIEMIHQMVSEMEGKLELLESKQDMSNSGLLYLCQYAGSLKDALNTKPFQEVKAKLANPVAATFQEEPLKGLQFLADTDESAVIKKSIINTKKSDITNLTGKVMVTKTKIHRSYPVGLSLAQDIKRSDM, encoded by the exons ATGGCGTTGCAGGCTGGAGTTCAAACCTCCAAAGTTCTCATCCTCCTCGGCGCAG GTCTGACTGGTTCGATTGTTTTGAGGAGTGGAAGATTGTCCGAGCTTATCGCCCAGCTTCAAGAATTACTTAAGGGAGTCGATGAGGTTCAGACTTCACCATTTAAATATGATAGTGCACTTCTCGCGGCTCAG ATTCGACAGTTGTCACAAGAGATCAAAGAGTTAGCCTTATCCAATCCTGTGACCATCTTCAACGGAAGTTCTTCATCTAGTG GAAGTTATGCATCTTATCTAATGCCAGCTGCTGCCCTTGGAGCAATGGGATACTGTTACATGTGGTGGAAG GGATTGTCATTTTCAGATGTATTGTTTGTCACGAAGCATAACATGATCAATGCTGTTGCAACTGTATCAAAGCAGTTAGAGCATGTATCTGAAGCAGTGGCT TCAACAAAGAGAAATCTTTCAAAGAGGCTCGAAACTGTGGATTGGAAATTGGAGGAGCAGATGGAAATGTCGAAGCTTATTACAAATGAT GTAAACACAATGAAGTCAAACCTTTCTGAGATTGGGTGTGACATTGAAATGATTCATCAAATGGTATCTGAGATG GAAGGAAAACTTGAGCTTCTTGAAAGCAAACAG GATATGTCTAACTCAGGCCTCTTGTATTTGTGCCAATATGCTGGAAGCTTGAAAGATGCTCTAAATACAAAACCCTTTCAG GAGGTCAAGGCGAAGCTAGCAAATCCTGTGGCAGCAACCTTTCAGGAGGAACCATTGAAG GGTCTCCAATTCCTGGCTGATACTGATGAGTCAGCAGTGATTAAGAAATCAATTATAAACACGAAGAAAAGTGACATTACCAACCTTACAGGAAAAGTTATGGTCACTAAGACAAAGATACACCGGTCATATCCAGTAGGACTTTCTCTGGCTCAAGACATTAAAAGGTCCGACATGtga
- the LOC123196646 gene encoding eukaryotic translation initiation factor 1A, protein MPKNKGKGGKNRKRGKNEADDEKRELLFKEDGQEYAQVLRMLGNGRCEAMCIDGTKRLCHIRGKMHKKVWIAAGDIILVGLRDYQDDKADVILKYMPDEARLLKAYGELPENTRLNEGIAGGLDEEDEGAGDDYIEFEDEDIDKI, encoded by the coding sequence ATGCCGAAGAACAAGGGAAAGGGAGGAAAGAACAGGAAGAGGGGAAAAAACGAAGCAGATGATGAGAAGCGTGAGCTTTTGTTCAAGGAAGATGGGCAAGAGTATGCCCAAGTTCTTCGCATGCTTGGTAATGGGCGGTGTGAAGCTATGTGCATTGATGGCACCAAACGTCTTTGCCACATCCGTGGGAAGATGCACAAGAAGGTTTGGATTGCAGCTGgtgatataattcttgttggGCTCCGTGACTATCAAGATGACAAGGCCGATGTCATCCTCAAATACATGCCTGATGAGGCAAGGCTTCTGAAGGCATATGGTGAGCTTCCAGAGAACACTCGTCTCAATGAGGGTATTGCTGGTGGTCTGGATGAGGAGGATGAAGGGGCTGGTGATGATTACATTGagtttgaagatgaagatattGATAAGATCTAA